The window ATCgggtaatttttttgattcgtcTCCTATatgaatttatattcaatatattatatgaaaataaatttagaAAGAATGATCAGATATTCTCTTACCATAATAAGTGATGGCCAATTGATAGAAAAACGATTTTTTAATGAACAATTCCAAATTATCAGTGCAATATTTGCTCCATCtgtaatttaaaaaattttaaaaattgagCGAGAACCGTATCAAAAAACAGCCAAAATTACTTACTCATCTTTTTCGAATGCTTTTTGCCAGATTTTAAACAAGATCTGACGATGAAGATCAATCGAATATCGTCGTTCAACGATTTCAGCAATTTCAAGGGccttttgaaaatttttcaattcttcatttgGACCTTCGACACctgaaatcaaaatatcgACCAATTGTTTGGGTGGAAAAACAGACATTGTTTTACGATCAagaccatttttttgtaacaAAGAATCGGAAAGATCGGATTGATATTGAAGAAAACAaagttgatcatcaaaatctgTATAATTCGTATCACCACTTGCAATCAATGCCAATTTACCAATGCTAAGCATTGTTTTTCTACGTGCAACACAATTCTCTTCAAATAGGCCaagttttttcaatgttgaacTTGCTTCTTTGTATCGATGTGAATGCAATTGATGTAAccatttcaatgaatcatgattggataaaaatgcatccaatttttgattattagctgttgtcgatgatgataacatttTACCTTGCTTTCCTTCTTTCAAATACCATTCGAATAGATATTCGGCAAATCCCTTTTCGGCAAAACGTTGTGAATAATGTTTGAGCTGTTCTTGATTGTCCAATGCTTCACATATTTTGATGAGTATATCAAAATCTTCGTATTTTTCGGCTAATTCAGCAACACGATCATATTGTTTTATTCGAAGCAATGGTTCAAGACATTTATATCGGATCATTTCAAAAGCTCGCCGTAGTGttgcaaatttttcattcgttggATTAAGATAACCGAGTTGACATACAAAACTATCAAGTATAATGTCGGCTAAATCAGCAAGTTTTTGTCCAACAAAAATCCATCGTTCTTCATCACCAATCATATGACATCGCGCATCGACTCGGAAGCATCGAATGAgtaaatcaaattgtttgatCCAAACATCTCGAACACCGCTTATCCGTTGTTCGGATGACCATGGTACATAATCACAATCGGCAACCACTGCTGATTGATAAATAACACCATTAATTTGTCGATATCGACATACTTCAGCAAACACTGAGGTCATTATATCCGTTATCGAAATGATCAATTGTTCGTCATATGTATGACCTGTTTGGAATTGTGTTTCTTCTATCTCGACTAGCTGCCAGAATAATTCATCCACTTTGGTCACTTCACGATAGAATAAATCTTGATTAGTTAGATGACTATGTGAATCGAATCCTTTTAACACTCCGGTGCCTTTTCGTTTATCCAAAACCTTTTTAATTGCATTTACAAGAATGGTACCGTAATGTGGATGCAATTTCCAAAGTGCCATACAAACTAGTAGCTTTTCCGAATGTTCACAAAGAATCAATTTGGTCGGCAAAATGGATTTGAAAGTTGTCAGCGATGTTAGTGAATCCCATATACCTGTTCTTTTTTGCAattcgatgaatgaattgtgtGTCAAAATTTTCTCCTCTAATTGTGTCCCAATGATAACAGAACCAGGAGGCTCTTGTTGTTTCTGATTCGGCTGCTGTAgatcaaaacaattttcattatcaataaaagTTGACCATCGTGGATCAGCATGCGGTATCTGGTCACAGATATTCGTGCTGAGTGCACAGACAGTCGCATCCAATTCTGTTGTATTTATAGGTTGTTTAATTTCAGCCGCTAGTTCTGTTCGGATGAACGGAAACGTCTCGTGTACAAGTAATTCAGCACGGGTTTTATCATCCTTCATAAAAAATTGTAACGCTCGTTTTAGCAAGGATAATTTATCAGTTTGATTAGAATGTATGAATTCTCGATCCGATGCAGATAATTGTTTGGAAGAGACCGAATCTGCTGTTTGACATTCAACAGATAGGAATCCATTCTTAAAGGTTAATAATAGaagattttgatcaattcgaTTGACGCCGAGCAAAAAGTCATTCATGGATTCTAAATCGATTTCTTCAATACAATCTTGATTGTTAAGATTAACCTTATAAATACgagttgaattgaaaatataacAAATTTGTGAATCCATCATTGAGATAAGATTGAATTGACGATTTTGAGACAAAGACGGTGCTGATGGTGAACGTGATTGTAAAAGAAGTTCATTAAATGATAAACGATTGTCGGTTAAATATCGAGCTGATTTTATAGGCGAACTGGAATATTGTGACTCAAGGGGTGATCCATCTAATGGATATAAATCGGGcattaatgaaaacaaagcaaaatgattatcatttggcACATCAGAATTGTTACACATGACCAACAGCATTATCTCattgaatcgattcaatGCAATATCCATGATCCAAATGGAAATCTGATTATGATGCGTTGTTGTACGGTCCcaaaatttgttgatgaaagcttcttttaaatgtttttctaAATCGATTCGAccacaaaaattttcaccatcataatcTTCAATAATCCATTTTTGAATGGAACAATTGTGTAAAGCTAGAATAAAGACCGgtaaaacatcatcattatcatctaatGGCTCGTTACGAATAATGCGTAAAATTTGTCTGGATTCGGCCGAATAATTTGCAGTTGGTAATGAtccatatatgaatgaacTAAATTTTCGGCCAATACCAGAGAATAAACTCTGCGGAATCTTCAACGTATGGCATATGATCGGTGATTGATTTGGTTCTTGGCGCGATCGATAATCAACATAAATGTGAGCTAACGAATTGGTGGTAGTGCCTAGTATACATCCTAACGGACGAATATCTATTAAAATTTGACATTCTTGGCCGTTCAGATCGGCACCGACGATCGCGTCATAAACATCATTCTCCTGAAATATACTTGGCCAATATCGGATCGAACCTTCAGGGCTTACAGCGATGGCACTAGGAAATCGGctctgttgttgctgttgataaTGGGTCATCGAATTCGATACACAAACTAGTTCAGCTTTGTGTGCAATATCACTAGCCGGCAATAGTAATTCATAACATTTGGTAGTCTTTGGTTTATTGCTAATCGTATCATCCAGATATCgccaaatgaataatttacgTCCAACAACGAACCAAGCCCAGCCATCACGAGATATTCGTGCTGTCAAATTTTTCGATGCTAAATCTATCACAAATTaaccattttcaattatcaatttttttcacaagtTTTTCTCGACTTACTTGGTGTAGAAAGAGCTTCAATAATACGATAAGGAAGTTTTGATGGAAAATCTTTTACTaccaatgatgacgatgaattgCCATGAAAGTTATTCGAAGATATGTTCAGTTTTGATTTTGCTGACATATTTATGAAATGCTAATgcgaattttaaaatttttagaaTTTCGAATCAAAAGCATGAATGcatgtgaagaaaaaaaaactaccatTTATGAAGTTTAGTTCATTTATGAATGGCCCAAGTTTCAAATACATGCTTTCACATGAATTCATGTGTCAATATATTGAGcgtaattttgatgataatgtcaacaacaaaaatgatctCCCGAGAAGATTCCGATAAAATTAGCTCATTGATGGGCACCTATTTGCTTCAAGGTTATACCTTATTAGATGATTATTGTTCTATTTGCAAGGTTTGTGTAATTATAACGCTACATTAAATAAtatttaatatataaatataataacaatttttataaaataataaatataatatagACACCattgatgagaaaaagaatGGAATTGGCATTCTGTATGTATTGTGATCATCTCAAAAAGAAACCAGATAATGAAGAACAGTGGTCATGTGGAacatttgaaagaaaatctCAAAATGAAACCTTGGCAATGATAAGTGACGATCAACCAGATGACGATAATTTCACACCTAGAATCAGGaataaaatgcaaaaaatcatcatgaatatgATCGAAGATCTTGAAACTCAGTCACAAATCACAAGCTTTCAAGGAAATGTGCGTCAGAATTTAGAAAATAtgtcattattgattgaaatgattgataaaacaattgtaatgatgaaaaaattatgaaaaattttattattaatttttgtgattaaatttaatttcccATTTGATGGTTAATAAATTTGgctatttttatatatcataaggaaatgaatagaaaatcgGGAAATTACTTAATATTCCTTGTTtgtcattgatgaataaatgaaaaaacttgCTACCACTACTACCTTAACTTAaatatgattgaataaattgattaataatatgattaaagtataattaatcaaataaaaaataaaatgaataatcaaaacTCGCTGGTttaattcttcttcatcCTTGAATTTAAAAACGAGCTGCAGCCAATGAAAAGCAGAGTTTGAAGACAAAAGGGAATTTTCcatctatatatatagtgacagaataaaattaatttgtaAATCGAATagttcaattgatgattgaatcttACTTGGATTAGGAATGGAAACATGATTACAAATAACTAATGCTTCAATGGCGTTTGACACAGtttcgaattgaatcaaaccAGAAGAACTTCGTTCagctagaattttttttcgaattagATAAGGAGAATTATGAAAACAATATTAACTTACTTTtcgattggaaaaatttgatcgAATTTGGTTTGTTATTTGAACAATGTTCTTCAAAAATGTTCATAATATCCTGTTCAGTGATGCCATATGGAGCATTAAAGAAATGTAATACTTCGGCCGGTTGTGAGATACGATTCTTCAATGCAGATTCAGGATTAGTAAAACGATTATTACGATTTCCCATGAAATCTTTAAATGATGGTGTACCATCAGGTAATTCGAATGGTTGTTTAACATCATTGAGAAAAGCCTGTTTGGAGAAACCAAGTTGCATTTCATGgccaaaaaatgaaactttaTTCAACGAAGAAATTGATCGTTCAACCGAAATTGAATCACCCATCTGTACCATGGCACAACCTTCTTTGCttttcaagaatttgatTCGCACAACATTGCCATATTGGCAAAGCAAATTAAACAAACGGTCACAATTCATGATCTGATGATTCAAACCATATACCATAAGAACAGCACCTTGCTGCGGTCCCCCTTGTTGTGTGACTGGAGTTCCTTGTATCAACGGTGTCTGACCAGGATAGCCAGAATTTGGTATACTTCCGAGAACTCCTGGACGGCCATCACGATAActgaaacgaaaaataattgaaaaaactaatttcaatttttttttgagaattcTACATACGCATCGCCAGGTGGAAGGTAAGAATCCGGCATATATGGCGGTGCAGGATGACGAGTACCAGCATTGTATGCATCATGATGGCTGTAGGGATcttcatcaaattgaatgttgaaccaaattgattaaaacaGATAAAAAGTGAAGATTAGTATGGAAGCTAATATATCtgaaaagtggaaaaaattttaataaaaagaaaatcttaAGAATCACTGAAACTTAcaattctcaaaaaaaattaccatcaGTTACGGGTAGTTTACctgcttttttttaaaaattgaatgaaaaaagaataattagattaaatgatttttagAAAAAGAATAGTAATTAAAACAACAGGCATAATTTTTTCCGAATGTATTGCTGtgtggaaatgaaaaatggagtctgatcaaaatgattatcattggaaagataaaaaatcgattgatcgtatcaatcaatcctgagcatatttttttatcattataattacaACACATTGGCGGCATAacaattatatattataattgACAATTCCTCACCTAATCCCGGATTTGTATAGTCGAAGCTTTCAAGATCATTCTTGTAAACGTTCAGACGAACTGGCTGTGATTATTTTGTGTTCGTAGTGATTCGGATCATTCGAatatttgtttggtttggttttggtCAAAATTCAGTCATAAATGTTTTGTGAGATTTATAGTTTGAttagtttgttgtttgtgatgttggttgttgttgttgttgttgtaaatgatggtttggaattttgttttaattgatgttcggtttgttttgttttggtttttcaattgttgttggtggtggtgatggtcaTGTCAGTTTTTATATTTTGGAATTTCGATAAACATCGAaaagataagaaaaaaagtacattattaatattttgtttgttatgaaTTAGATCATCTTTTTTATCGTTAGAATTATGTTTTGTGACAAATCTAGTTCCGATTTTTCggctgaaaaaaatgaatcgattttcattCCTCACTAGAGTATCAGAGTTTTTgcaagtttttttccactctcattttttcaatatcaatcCATTCAGAATCGAATAGCATACCTTAGCATATTCAACACGAAGTGTACAGCATCCACTATAAATGTCACATCCATTTAGGACACTTTTAGCTCGTTTAGccgattcaattgaatcaaattcgaCCATTGCTTGAATGCCATTCTTTTTAAATATGACAATGCGC of the Dermatophagoides farinae isolate YC_2012a chromosome 1, ASM2471394v1, whole genome shotgun sequence genome contains:
- the Nup133 gene encoding nuclear pore complex protein Nup133 → MSAKSKLNISSNNFHGNSSSSLVVKDFPSKLPYRIIEALSTPNLASKNLTARISRDGWAWFVVGRKLFIWRYLDDTISNKPKTTKCYELLLPASDIAHKAELVCVSNSMTHYQQQQQSRFPSAIAVSPEGSIRYWPSIFQENDVYDAIVGADLNGQECQILIDIRPLGCILGTTTNSLAHIYVDYRSRQEPNQSPIICHTLKIPQSLFSGIGRKFSSFIYGSLPTANYSAESRQILRIIRNEPLDDNDDVLPVFILALHNCSIQKWIIEDYDGENFCGRIDLEKHLKEAFINKFWDRTTTHHNQISIWIMDIALNRFNEIMLLVMCNNSDVPNDNHFALFSLMPDLYPLDGSPLESQYSSSPIKSARYLTDNRLSFNELLLQSRSPSAPSLSQNRQFNLISMMDSQICYIFNSTRIYKVNLNNQDCIEEIDLESMNDFLLGVNRIDQNLLLLTFKNGFLSVECQTADSVSSKQLSASDREFIHSNQTDKLSLLKRALQFFMKDDKTRAELLVHETFPFIRTELAAEIKQPINTTELDATVCALSTNICDQIPHADPRWSTFIDNENCFDLQQPNQKQQEPPGSVIIGTQLEEKILTHNSFIELQKRTGIWDSLTSLTTFKSILPTKLILCEHSEKLLVCMALWKLHPHYGTILVNAIKKVLDKRKGTGVLKGFDSHSHLTNQDLFYREVTKVDELFWQLVEIEETQFQTGHTYDEQLIISITDIMTSVFAEVCRYRQINGVIYQSAVVADCDYVPWSSEQRISGVRDVWIKQFDLLIRCFRVDARCHMIGDEERWIFVGQKLADLADIILDSFVCQLGYLNPTNEKFATLRRAFEMIRYKCLEPLLRIKQYDRVAELAEKYEDFDILIKICEALDNQEQLKHYSQRFAEKGFAEYLFEWYLKEGKQGKMLSSSTTANNQKLDAFLSNHDSLKWLHQLHSHRYKEASSTLKKLGLFEENCVARRKTMLSIGKLALIASGDTNYTDFDDQLCFLQYQSDLSDSLLQKNGLDRKTMSVFPPKQLVDILISGVEGPNEELKNFQKALEIAEIVERRYSIDLHRQILFKIWQKAFEKDEWSKYCTDNLELFIKKSFFYQLAITYYGDESKKLPDIEALAENFSLVKENQKAAYFLRAAYEMIL
- the LOC124492096 gene encoding uncharacterized protein LOC124492096, translated to MAQVSNTCFHMNSCVNILSVILMIMSTTKMISREDSDKISSLMGTYLLQGYTLLDDYCSICKTPLMRKRMELAFCMYCDHLKKKPDNEEQWSCGTFERKSQNETLAMISDDQPDDDNFTPRIRNKMQKIIMNMIEDLETQSQITSFQGNVRQNLENMSLLIEMIDKTIVMMKKL
- the sm gene encoding heterogeneous nuclear ribonucleoprotein L isoform X1, with translation MAAATYEGHSSKRLKTDQDRGFNNNNYFSHSNSRYAGMPREHEERLNHVLLLTVINPAYPITCEVIHQICSPNGKVLRIVIFKKNGIQAMVEFDSIESAKRAKSVLNGCDIYSGCCTLRVEYAKPVRLNVYKNDLESFDYTNPGLAGKLPVTDDPYSHHDAYNAGTRHPAPPYMPDSYLPPGDAYRDGRPGVLGSIPNSGYPGQTPLIQGTPVTQQGGPQQGAVLMVYGLNHQIMNCDRLFNLLCQYGNVVRIKFLKSKEGCAMVQMGDSISVERSISSLNKVSFFGHEMQLGFSKQAFLNDVKQPFELPDGTPSFKDFMGNRNNRFTNPESALKNRISQPAEVLHFFNAPYGITEQDIMNIFEEHCSNNKPNSIKFFQSKTERSSSGLIQFETVSNAIEALVICNHVSIPNPNGKFPFVFKLCFSLAAARF
- the sm gene encoding heterogeneous nuclear ribonucleoprotein L isoform X2 yields the protein MAAATYEGHSSKRLKTDQDRGFNNNNYFSHSNSRYAGMPREHEERLNHVLLLTVINPAYPITCEVIHQICSPNGKVLRIVIFKKNGIQAMVEFDSIESAKRAKSVLNGCDIYSGCCTLRVEYAKPVRLNVYKNDLESFDYTNPGLGKLPVTDDPYSHHDAYNAGTRHPAPPYMPDSYLPPGDAYRDGRPGVLGSIPNSGYPGQTPLIQGTPVTQQGGPQQGAVLMVYGLNHQIMNCDRLFNLLCQYGNVVRIKFLKSKEGCAMVQMGDSISVERSISSLNKVSFFGHEMQLGFSKQAFLNDVKQPFELPDGTPSFKDFMGNRNNRFTNPESALKNRISQPAEVLHFFNAPYGITEQDIMNIFEEHCSNNKPNSIKFFQSKTERSSSGLIQFETVSNAIEALVICNHVSIPNPNGKFPFVFKLCFSLAAARF